The following DNA comes from Triticum aestivum cultivar Chinese Spring unplaced genomic scaffold, IWGSC CS RefSeq v2.1 scaffold2442, whole genome shotgun sequence.
GTATTTGTGTTATATTTTTCAGctcatttccgaatgtcataatgcgtacgactattacggtgaatcAGACGCGGAGACAGGCCTTGATGTCGAATCATTAGCTGCACCTGATTCTGGGGAGTCGCAATCGCcggtcatcatgagtgaggtatgtatgtaatgaatgttgtatggaagtaatgttataccatagaaaactgttttcatggctatgatatgattgtgtaggtgacagaaGTTGAGGGGAaaaagaatgtccaagatactgctagtgcagatgataagagggatatgttcatgcagataatacAAAAGACTTTTACGTCTCATGATGTTGTGTATGATTTCTGCAACAGCTATGCTAGAGAAaatggtttcagcattagaaagaataaGGTCAGGTATACCAAAACCAAGTCACGtcatatgcgttataggcggtttgtttgttcCAGACAAGGAAAATGTGATAGCAGGTTGCTAACCGGGGAAGGACACAGCCGTAGGCTCAGACCCGAGACACGCTGCCACTTCGAAGCGCACCTGAGCGTgaagcttgaccaaaagcgtggggtttggtatgttgataattttgaggacaagcatagccatatcttggcaggaccggacgaggtaccttttctttggtcccacagaaaaatcaaagagtaccagaGAGCTGAGATACtgtccatgggagctgcagggattagaattcacgacatgatggattcgttcatcagcaaacatgtatggtatg
Coding sequences within:
- the LOC123177468 gene encoding uncharacterized protein yields the protein MADDELTDMMYDMEFGEVMKDWIEDWSDDENSDRGDRSENGNVLEDLNENNEHDDGEENNSEISNEDYISQLISECHNAYDYYGESDAETGLDVESLAAPDSGESQSPVIMSEIIQKTFTSHDVVYDFCNSYARENGFSIRKNKV